In the Coriobacteriia bacterium genome, TCTGTCCAAGAACTTGGTCCCGTTGCCTTTGGCATAGTAGAAAGCCTCGCCGCGCGGCTGCTCCAACCTGCTCACAACCTGGCTTCCGGCCGCGGGAGCACCCTTGACAGCAACCGCAATCTCTCCGGCTGGAATCTTCGCGACAAGCTCCTTGATGATCTCGATAGAGGCTAGGACCTCCTTCACGCGCACTTCACATCTGGCGTAGGAGTCGCCGGCGGGCGAAGTGACCGGGACGAAGTTCGCCAGATCAGCATAGCCGCCGTAGCCGATGGAGCGGATGTCGTAGGGAAGCCCCGAGGCACGTCCGAACGGCCCTACGGCGGAGAGGTCGTAGGCCTGCTCTTTCGTGAGCACGCCCACACCCACGAGACGGTTATTGACCGAAGTGTCCTTAAGGAAAGCACCCGAGAGCTCCGCGTATTCCGAGGCGAGACCGTCAAGGACGGCCACGATGCCGGACAGCTCGGAGTTCTCGATGTCGTGCACCACGCCGCCCACCGTGCACGCCGAGAAGATGACGCGCCCTCCGGTGGTCTTTTCGAAGATATCGAGCACCCTCTCACGCAGGCGCCACGTGTGCATGAAGAGACTCTCGTAGCCAAACCCGTCGGCCACAAGCCCGAGCCACAACAAGTGGCTGTGAATACGCGAGAGTTCATGCCAGATGACTCTCAAGTACTCGGCGCGTTTGGGGATCTCGACGTCCATGAGAGCTTCGATGGTCTGAGCGTATCCCAGCGAGTGCCCAAAAGAGCATATGCCGCAGATACGTTCGGCGACATACATGAACTGGTTGTAGTCGCGCTTCTCAACGAGCTTCTCGAGTCCCCGGTGTACGAAGCCGATTTGGGGAATCGCAGCCACGACGATCTCGTCTTCAAGCACGAGGTCGAGATGCACGGGTTCGGGAAGCACCGGGTGCTGCGGTCCGAATGGGATGATTGTTCTCTTTCCCACGCTACTTGCCCTCCTTTCCTTGTTCCTGTGCGGAGGTGTCGCTTGTCATCGGCGTGGGGGTGGTCACGTGATAGAACTTGCCTTTGAAGTCGACCGATATGTCCGATACCTCGATGCCGAACAGATCGTGCATCTCGTTTTCGAAAACGAAGGAGGCGCCGAAAACACCGCTGATGCTCCTGATTCCGACTCCATCAGGCAGGTTGATGCGAATATTCTCGAGTACGAGATCCTTGTCGAAGGAGTACGTGAGCTCAAACCCGTTCTCGACCCGTGCCGCGAAGCACTGCACGAAGCGGTATCCCGCGCTCTTGAACACTTCGGCAGTCGGCACGAGTTCATCTGACTCTATAGTCCGAAAGTTCTGAGGTTCGATCCTCATCAACTCGCCTCCTTCTTGCTCTGGGCAAACGCAGCGCTCTTGGCGTCGAGGACTCCGAGAGCGGTCACAACTCCGTCGATGATGGCCTGCGGGCGCGCGGCACACCCTGGTACGTAGACGTCCACGGGGATAGCGGAATCCACTCCGCCGTAGGTGTTGTAGCACTCGCGGAACACTCCACCGGAAGTCGCGCAGATGCCGATGGCGACAACGACCTTGGGTTCGAGCATCTGGTCGTAGATCTGACGGATGACGGGGAGGTTCTGTTCGTTCACGCTGCCGGTGACAAGGAAGATGTCGGCGTGCTTGGGATTGCCCGAGTTGATGATGCCGAATCTCTCGACATCATAAAGCGGGGTCAGGCACGCCAAGACCTCAATGTCGCATCCGTTGCAGCTGGTGGCGGCGTAATGGATGATCCACGGTGACTTGGTGGCAAAAGACACTTTCAACCTCCCTTATTATATGTAGAAGACGATCAGGTTTACGAACCCGAGCACGAGCGCCACGAGCCAAGCCGACTCGAACATCGCGGACCACTTGACGCGTGCGAAGTTGTTGTCGATGAGGATCTCGAGGAAGTAGATCACTGCGGCTACGACGATGGCCAAAGCGATGCTTGCGCCGCTTCCCGTGACGAAGAAGAGCGCAACCCACCCCAGAAAGAAGATGTTCTCGTACCAGTGGGTGACTTCGACCATGGCTAGCGTCCGTCCGCTCATCTCGGTCGTGATTCCCTTGACGAGCTCCTGATGAGCGTGATGCGAAGTCGACAGGTCGAAGGGCGACTTCCTGAGCTTGATCGTGA is a window encoding:
- a CDS encoding NADH-quinone oxidoreductase subunit D, which gives rise to MGKRTIIPFGPQHPVLPEPVHLDLVLEDEIVVAAIPQIGFVHRGLEKLVEKRDYNQFMYVAERICGICSFGHSLGYAQTIEALMDVEIPKRAEYLRVIWHELSRIHSHLLWLGLVADGFGYESLFMHTWRLRERVLDIFEKTTGGRVIFSACTVGGVVHDIENSELSGIVAVLDGLASEYAELSGAFLKDTSVNNRLVGVGVLTKEQAYDLSAVGPFGRASGLPYDIRSIGYGGYADLANFVPVTSPAGDSYARCEVRVKEVLASIEIIKELVAKIPAGEIAVAVKGAPAAGSQVVSRLEQPRGEAFYYAKGNGTKFLDRFRVRTPTSINIPGMVTALAGCQLADVPMIVLTIDPCISCTER
- a CDS encoding NADH-quinone oxidoreductase subunit C, giving the protein MRIEPQNFRTIESDELVPTAEVFKSAGYRFVQCFAARVENGFELTYSFDKDLVLENIRINLPDGVGIRSISGVFGASFVFENEMHDLFGIEVSDISVDFKGKFYHVTTPTPMTSDTSAQEQGKEGK
- the nuoB gene encoding NADH-quinone oxidoreductase subunit NuoB; the encoded protein is MSFATKSPWIIHYAATSCNGCDIEVLACLTPLYDVERFGIINSGNPKHADIFLVTGSVNEQNLPVIRQIYDQMLEPKVVVAIGICATSGGVFRECYNTYGGVDSAIPVDVYVPGCAARPQAIIDGVVTALGVLDAKSAAFAQSKKEAS